The following proteins are co-located in the Mus caroli chromosome 7, CAROLI_EIJ_v1.1, whole genome shotgun sequence genome:
- the LOC110297276 gene encoding olfactory receptor 51L1-like gives MKVSIPPRANFSYAIFLLTGFPGLEWAHHWISLPIFMGYFVAIMGNATILHLVRTEPSLHQPMYYFLAILAMTDLGLCMSTLPSVLGVLWFDARMVGLVPCVLQQHFLHSFFFMESAVLFAMALDRLVAIRFPLRYASVLTGPRVALIGMVLSMRSAAITAAPSLHLLTFDYCHPGALSHAYCLHQDMIRLACSDTRFNRLYGLCIIMLAMGSDVLFILLSYAVILRTVLAIASAGERLKAFNTCVSHILAVLCFYVPVLGLSIVHRFGQHTSPLVHILMGTVSVLFPPVMNPVIYSIKTQQIRRAIVKVISLGKIQ, from the coding sequence ATGAAGGTGTCTATTCCACCACGTGCCAACTTCAGCTATGCTATATTTTTGCTGACCGGCTTCCCAGGTCTGGAATGGGCTCATCATTGGATTTCACTGCCCATATTTATGGGTTACTTTGTAGCCATCATGGGTAATGCCACTATCTTGCATCTGGTTCGAACTGAGCCTTCCCTCCACCAGCCTATGTACTACTTCCTGGCCATCTTGGCCATGACAGACTTGGGCCTGTGCATGTCAACGCTGCCTTCTGTGCTGGGGGTATTATGGTTTGATGCCCGGATGGTGGGTCTGGTGCCCTGTGTGCTCCAGCAGCACTTCCTccactctttcttcttcatggAATCAGCAGTGCTATTTGCTATGGCTCTGGACCGTCTGGTAGCAATCCGATTCCCGCTGCGCTATGCATCTGTGCTCACTGGGCCCCGTGTAGCATTGATAGGCATGGTGCTAAGTATGCGGAGTGCAGCTATTACAGCCGCACCCTCACTACATCTACTGACATTTGACTACTGTCACCCTGGTGCTCTTTCCCATGCCTATTGTCTTCATCAGGACATGATCCGCCTGGCCTGTTCTGACACCCGCTTCAACAGACTATATGGACTGTGCATCATCATGCTGGCCATGGGTTCAGATGTACTCTTCATCCTGCTCTCCTACGCTGTCATCCTCCGTACAGTGCTGGCCATTGCCTCTGCAGGGGAGAGGCTCAAGGCATTCAACACGTGCGTCTCCCATATCCTGGCTGTACTCTGTTTTTACGTTCCTGTTCTGGGCCTGTCCATTGTGCACAGATTTGGACAGCACACCTCACCCCTGGTGCACATCCTAATGGGCACAGTGTCTGTGCTTTTTCCACCCGTGATGAACCCTGTTATCTACAGCATCAAGACCCAACAGATCCGCAGGGCCATTGTCAAGGTGATTTCACTGGGTAAGATTCAGTAA
- the LOC110299338 gene encoding olfactory receptor 51I2-like: MFNSSQFTPKYFLLTGFPGLEAWYPWLIFPFCFTYIIGIVGNTLILAVIRKNSSLHQPMFLFLAMLAFSELGVSASTLPTVLSIFLLGANKICFEACLFQMFSIHSFSIMESGVLLAMSVDRFVAIYNPLRYTVILTLPRIAGISVILGLKSLLLMFPLPFLLKRLPFCGHNVLSHSYCLHSDLIQLPCGDTRPNSILGLCIVTSTFGLDSLLIVVSYVLILYTVLNITSGEGRRKALNTCVSHMCAVLVYYVPMISVALVHRFMKHAVPAVRLLLANIYLLVPPMLNPIIYSAKNKQIRQGLIQLFLQRKY, from the coding sequence ATGTTCAACAGCAGTCAATTCACCCCAAAATATTTCCTGTTGACCGGTTTCCCTGGTCTGGAAGCATGGTACCCCTGGCTGATCTTCCCATTCTGTTTCACATATATTATAGGCATTGTGGGCAATACCCTCATTCTGGCTGTGATCAGAAAAAACAGTTCTCTGCACCAGCCGATGTTCTTGTTCCTGGCCATGCTGGCCTTCTCTGAGCTTGGTGTCTCTGCTTCGACCCTGCCCACTGTGCTCAGCATCTTTCTGCTCGGTGCCAATAAAATCTGCTTTGAAGCCTGCCTTTTTCAGATGTTCTCCATACATTCAttttccatcatggagtcaggaGTTCTTCTAGCCATGTCTGTGGATCGCTTTGTCGCCATCTACAACCCACTCCGATACACCGTCATCCTGACTCTGCCCCGCATTGCTGGTATCAGTGTTATACTTGGATTGAAGAGTCTGTTGCTCATGTTCCCCTTGCCTTTTCTCCTAAAGCGTCTGCCTTTCTGCGGTCACAATGTGCTCTCCCATTCCTACTGTCTGCACTCAGATCTAATCCAACTTCCCTGTGGGGACACTCGTCCCAACAGCATTCTGGGGCTCTGCATCGTGACTTCCACTTTTGGGCTGGACTCACTGCTCATTGTTGTCTCTTATGTGCTGATCCTATACACGGTACTAAACATTACCTCTGGGGAGGGGCGGAGGAAAGCTCTCAATACCTGTGTGTCACATATGTGTGCAGTTCTTGTATACTATGTACCTATGATCAGCGTGGCTCTGGTGCATCGCTTCATGAAGCATGCTGTACCTGCTGTTCGCCTGCTCCTGGCCAACATCTATCTTCTGGTACCACCTATGCTCAATCCCATCATCTACAGTGCTAAGAACAAGCAGATTCGCCAGGGGTTAATACAActctttcttcaaagaaaatattaa